Proteins encoded within one genomic window of Gambusia affinis linkage group LG09, SWU_Gaff_1.0, whole genome shotgun sequence:
- the atox1 gene encoding copper transport protein ATOX1, producing the protein MVKHEFEVAMTCEGCSGAVTRILNKLGDVKFEIDLPKKLVWIESDKDVDVLMETLKKCGKEVKYNGTK; encoded by the exons ATGGTT AAGCACGAGTTTGAGGTGGCGATGACCTGTGAAGGGTGCTCTGGAGCCGTTACTAGAATCCTCAACAAGCTTGGAG ATGTGAAGTTTGAGATCGACCTTCCCAAGAAGCTGGTTTGGATCGAGTCAGACAAGGATGTGGATGTTCTCATGGAGACGCTGAAGAAATGTGGAAAGGAAGTCAAGTACAATGGCACTAAATGA